The Gemmatimonadaceae bacterium genome includes a region encoding these proteins:
- a CDS encoding TM2 domain-containing protein — MESTALVCPRCGTVQPAVANADTSEKRILVAFLLCFFFGVFGVHRFYAGKIGTGILELLTFGGFGIWWLVDMILILTGSLRDGDGRKITEWT; from the coding sequence ATGGAATCGACTGCGCTCGTGTGCCCGCGATGCGGCACCGTACAGCCAGCGGTGGCCAATGCGGACACCTCGGAAAAGCGCATTCTTGTCGCCTTCCTGCTGTGCTTCTTTTTTGGGGTTTTCGGCGTGCACCGCTTCTATGCGGGGAAGATCGGTACCGGTATTCTCGAGCTACTGACTTTCGGCGGGTTCGGGATTTGGTGGCTCGTCGATATGATTCTGATTCTCACGGGCAGCTTGCGCGACGGCGACGGTCGAAAGATCACCGAATGGACGTAA
- a CDS encoding Clp protease N-terminal domain-containing protein — protein MDGYSFTERVRKVLAMAREESVRLQHEYVGTEHLLLGLIREGEGVAATILQNLNAELGEIQQKIEEVVKRGRAASTIGPDLPYTSRAKKVLELSMSEARQLNHKYVGTEHLLLGLLREEKGIAAQVLIYAGVTLDAARAETLRILGTELSSVAATPPSSQGASPVSIRVVVRYDNNALVTKIFSTVDEAVNFLKSQ, from the coding sequence ATGGACGGCTACAGTTTCACCGAGCGGGTGAGAAAGGTCCTCGCGATGGCGCGAGAAGAGTCCGTACGTCTTCAACACGAGTACGTGGGGACCGAGCATCTCCTGCTTGGCCTCATCCGGGAAGGTGAGGGCGTCGCGGCGACCATTCTGCAGAATCTCAATGCGGAGCTCGGCGAGATTCAGCAGAAAATCGAGGAAGTGGTCAAACGCGGGAGAGCCGCTTCGACGATTGGGCCGGATCTTCCCTACACCTCGCGCGCGAAGAAGGTGCTCGAGCTTTCTATGAGCGAAGCGCGCCAGCTCAATCACAAGTACGTCGGAACGGAGCATCTTCTCCTCGGCTTGCTGCGTGAGGAGAAGGGAATCGCCGCGCAGGTACTCATCTATGCGGGCGTGACTCTCGACGCCGCGCGCGCGGAAACGTTGCGCATTCTTGGCACCGAGTTGTCGTCGGTTGCTGCAACGCCGCCGTCGTCACAAGGTGCGTCGCCGGTCAGCATCCGAGTCGTTGTCCGGTATGACAACAACGCGCTCGTGACGAAGATCTTTTCTACCGTGGACGAAGCCGTGAACTTCCTTAAGTCGCAGTGA
- a CDS encoding gamma-glutamylcyclotransferase family protein: protein MPLLFSYGTLRASAVQQKLFGRQLHGSADELPGYACVSVMVADAGFALANGARQAMVRYTGNGEDRTPGMVFDVADSELATADAYEPGEYERVLTRLASGRAAWVYTERPR from the coding sequence ATGCCGCTGCTTTTTTCCTACGGGACGCTTCGCGCTTCAGCGGTTCAGCAGAAACTCTTTGGTCGTCAGCTGCACGGATCCGCCGACGAGCTTCCCGGCTACGCATGCGTCTCGGTGATGGTAGCAGACGCTGGCTTTGCCCTCGCGAATGGCGCTCGTCAGGCGATGGTCCGATACACCGGCAACGGTGAAGACCGAACACCGGGCATGGTTTTCGACGTCGCCGATTCGGAGCTTGCGACAGCCGACGCCTATGAGCCAGGCGAATATGAGCGAGTTCTGACGCGCCTCGCATCAGGACGCGCCGCATGGGTCTATACCGAGCGTCCACGCTGA